Sequence from the Candidatus Thioglobus sp. NP1 genome:
ATGCAGGTGGTGCTTTTAGCCCATTTGGAGATATTACCACTCTAATGGTCTGGCAAAAAGGACTAATTGATTTCCAACAGTTTTTTGTTCTATTCTTACCATCAGCGGTCAATTATCTTATACCTGCGAGTATCATGCATTTTGCAATTAAAAATGAAAAACCTAAAGCAACTGATGAAACTGTCGATATCAAGACTGGTGGTATTTTAATAACTATCTTATTTCTGTTTACGATCGCTACAGCAGTAAGTTTTCATAACTTCCTTCACCTTCCACCAGCAATGGGAATGATGACAGGATTAGGTTACCTAATGGTTGCTAGCTACTTTATTAAACGTCAAGCACCTAAAGAGAAAGATTCTGAAAGATTTAATATTTTTACTATGGTATCAAGGGCTGAATGGGATACACTGCTATTCTTCTTTGGTGTGATAGTTAGTGTTGGTGGGCTTGGTTTCATGGGTTATCTAGCTCTTGTTTCAGAAGCAATGTATGTGCAGTTAGGCGCTACCTATGCAAATGTGCTGGTAGGTATTCTATCCGCTATTGTAGATAATATTCCTGTTATGTTTGCGGTTTTGACAATGACACCTGACATGTCATTAGGGCAATGGCTCTTGGTTACTTTAACTGCTGGAGTTGGTGGAAGTCTCTTGTCAATTGGCTCTGCAGCTGGAGTGGCGTTAATGGGGCAATCTAAAGGTTACTATACATTTGTCTCTCACCTCAAATGGATATGGGCCATAGCTTTAGGTTATGGTGCTAGTATTGTTACTCACTTATGGATAAATGCAGCACTCTTTGATGTCCCAATCTAGAACTTATATCGATATTGGTAACTCGGCTGTTAAGTGGAGAACAAATGAATCTGAGGTTTTTTCAAAAAATATAGATGGTTTCTCAATAAAATCTTTACCTAGTTCGGATGTTTTTTGGATCAGTTCAGTTGCATATCCAGAAACTGTTAATTCCATTAAAAAACATTTTACTAATGTTCATGAGGTCCAATCTTTAAGGGAATTTGGAAAATTAGTTTTATCTTATGACAAGCCTTCAGGGCTTGGAGTAGATAGATTTCTTGCAATGTTGGGCGCTCAATTGCATTTTCCTGATAAAGATTTATTAATTATTGATGTTGGAAGTGCGATTACTTTTGATGTTATTAAGAGCAGTGGGCATCACCAGGGAGGCCTCATAATGCCTGGATTAAAGGCTCTCAGATTGAGTTTTAAAAAGTTCTCAACCACCAGTCAAACCTTAGAATCTTTTTCAATAAAGAGTAATACTAAAGAGGCTTGGAGTAGTGGG
This genomic interval carries:
- a CDS encoding type III pantothenate kinase: MSQSRTYIDIGNSAVKWRTNESEVFSKNIDGFSIKSLPSSDVFWISSVAYPETVNSIKKHFTNVHEVQSLREFGKLVLSYDKPSGLGVDRFLAMLGAQLHFPDKDLLIIDVGSAITFDVIKSSGHHQGGLIMPGLKALRLSFKKFSTTSQTLESFSIKSNTKEAWSSGTHAMILSSINQQINDFKLKYPDGEVLISGGIVKEILKDLPKSINYIDNLVLDGLESYSEIVG
- the nhaD gene encoding sodium:proton antiporter NhaD, which codes for MNKILLILISLIPSISFATSSSENLDLTSHMAGYIALTIFALAYIFVMLEEFTHLRKSKPVILAAGIIWAIIGWVYATNGIPHAAEVAVRHNFLEFAELFLFLLVAMTYIESMRERLVFDKLKVWLVSREFTYRQLFWLTGFIAFFMSPIADNLTTALVMGAVVLAVGAGNARFISIGFVNIVVAANAGGAFSPFGDITTLMVWQKGLIDFQQFFVLFLPSAVNYLIPASIMHFAIKNEKPKATDETVDIKTGGILITILFLFTIATAVSFHNFLHLPPAMGMMTGLGYLMVASYFIKRQAPKEKDSERFNIFTMVSRAEWDTLLFFFGVIVSVGGLGFMGYLALVSEAMYVQLGATYANVLVGILSAIVDNIPVMFAVLTMTPDMSLGQWLLVTLTAGVGGSLLSIGSAAGVALMGQSKGYYTFVSHLKWIWAIALGYGASIVTHLWINAALFDVPI